In one window of Vibrio sp. JC009 DNA:
- a CDS encoding Na+/H+ antiporter NhaC family protein translates to MNLIDFASSPLSVLPPLIALTLAIITRRVLLSLGIGVVLGSLLLADYSFFNAAAYIGTTVKGVFIEDGGINSWNMSIVAFLLLLGMMTALLTLSGGTRAFAIWAQARVKSKRGSKLLAAFLGVFIFIDDYFNSLAVGAISRPVTDRYNVSRAKLAYILDSTAAPMCVLMPASSWGAYIMTIISGILVTHGLDQYSAIGAYIRLVPMNFYAVFALLMVFAVAWFQIDIGSMRTHEQKASKGNEVKSDDDNELAHEINEELDIVESEHGSVFDLIAPISALIIATVIFMLTTGGDALAESGKEFSLLGAFENTDVGKSLVNGGLVGLFIALLTVLKQKLPLSDIAKTIWIGAKSMLGAILILIFAWSIGSVIGDMKTGTYLSSLVQGNINIQWLPVILFLLSGLMAFATGTSWGTFGIMLPIAGDMAGATDLSMMLPMLGAVLAGSVFGDHCSPISDTTILSSTGARCNHIDHVATQLPYALSVALVSCIGYVVLGMSGSVSIAFGAALASFVAICFVFAAVSRAGSAKAVRV, encoded by the coding sequence ATGAATTTAATCGATTTTGCTTCCTCACCGTTATCGGTGCTGCCGCCACTGATTGCCTTAACGCTGGCAATAATTACGCGTCGCGTTCTGCTTTCTCTGGGGATTGGTGTTGTCCTTGGTTCTCTGCTACTGGCAGATTATTCTTTCTTTAATGCTGCTGCATATATTGGTACCACCGTTAAAGGTGTATTTATTGAAGATGGTGGTATTAACTCATGGAATATGAGTATCGTCGCATTTCTTTTATTGCTGGGCATGATGACTGCTCTGCTTACTCTTTCCGGCGGTACAAGAGCGTTTGCTATTTGGGCACAAGCGCGGGTAAAAAGTAAAAGAGGCTCTAAGCTACTGGCAGCATTCCTGGGCGTATTTATTTTTATCGACGACTATTTTAATAGCCTGGCTGTTGGTGCCATTTCCCGTCCTGTTACCGATAGATATAATGTATCACGCGCGAAACTGGCCTATATTCTGGATTCCACCGCTGCGCCTATGTGTGTATTAATGCCGGCATCGAGCTGGGGCGCATATATCATGACGATCATCAGTGGTATTTTAGTTACTCATGGGCTGGACCAGTATTCTGCTATCGGCGCTTATATTCGCTTAGTGCCAATGAACTTTTATGCCGTATTTGCTCTATTAATGGTATTTGCCGTTGCCTGGTTCCAGATTGATATTGGCTCTATGCGCACGCATGAACAGAAAGCAAGTAAAGGCAATGAAGTTAAATCTGACGATGATAATGAGTTAGCGCATGAAATTAACGAAGAGCTGGATATTGTTGAAAGCGAACACGGCAGTGTATTTGACCTGATTGCGCCAATTTCGGCGTTAATTATTGCTACCGTTATTTTTATGCTGACTACGGGCGGCGATGCGCTTGCTGAGTCTGGTAAAGAGTTCTCACTTTTAGGCGCATTTGAAAATACTGATGTGGGTAAGTCTCTGGTTAATGGTGGATTAGTTGGTTTATTTATTGCGTTATTAACGGTGCTAAAACAAAAACTTCCACTTTCAGATATAGCTAAAACTATCTGGATTGGTGCAAAATCTATGTTAGGCGCAATTTTAATTCTAATATTTGCCTGGTCTATCGGTTCTGTTATCGGTGATATGAAAACAGGTACTTATTTATCATCGCTTGTTCAGGGCAATATTAATATTCAGTGGCTGCCGGTTATTTTATTCCTGCTGTCTGGCTTGATGGCATTTGCTACCGGTACTTCATGGGGTACATTCGGAATTATGCTGCCAATTGCCGGTGATATGGCAGGTGCTACAGATTTATCTATGATGCTGCCAATGCTTGGCGCGGTTCTGGCTGGTTCTGTATTTGGTGACCACTGTTCGCCAATTTCTGATACCACCATTCTTTCGTCGACTGGTGCACGCTGTAATCATATCGACCACGTGGCAACTCAGCTTCCTTATGCACTGTCTGTGGCACTGGTTTCATGTATTGGTTATGTGGTACTGGGAATGTCTGGTTCGGTTTCCATTGCATTCGGTGCTGCGCTGGCTTCGTTTGTTGCTATTTGCTTTGTCTTTGCTGCTGTGTCTAGGGCTGGTTCTGCAAAAGCAGTTCGCGTGTAA